The DNA sequence TCGTATCGTAACAGGAAGATCTCTCAAAGATGGAAAAGTCGAGTTAGTGGAAAGAAGCACAAAAAACTCTCAAGATGTTCTTGTTGAGGAAATCGTCAAAATAATATCAGAAATGATCAAGAATAACTCATAATAAAAAAGGGGAAAAACCAAATCCCCTTCTCTATCCGTGTCAAATACTATTTGTCCTCAATCAGAAAAATCATGGTATCTGAACCGCAAACTTATAAAAACGTGATGGAAGCCTTTGTGCAAGAAGAGATTGAATTTCAACTGCAAAATAATAAGGCTTTGAGTAGAAGTGCAGACTATATCAATTTATTAGAGGTTGCTACTTTTGCCCTTAATCGACTCCCTTGCTATTATGCTTCATCCATAGAGGGGATAGAGAGACAAAGAAGAAGAATTAAAGAAAAAAGAGAGTTAAAACAGAAAATATCTTTTGTGGTATCTCAAGCCTTTGCGGCCGTAGAAAGAGACCCTCTTAGACGCTCGACTCCTATAGTTGAAGCAGATAAGAAGGATATTTTTGATGAAGCTAGAAGTGTCGTTTCTCAAGCCCAAGACACTCTCCCTGAAACTGAGTTATGTTGGATTATTTCTTTTATGGAGGCTTTTCTGACGAACGTTACTTATAACAGTGTATCAGCCGAAGAGGTCGTAAAACTTTATTATTTACTATATTATTACTGGCAGGAAAATCAATAATTTTCCATTATAAAAAGGCAAAAGGCAAACCCCCCTTTATCCTCCCTATTTAGGAGGGAAGGCAAGAGGCACTCATTAGTTTAATGAACTTTAACCCTAACATCCCAACACCCCAATCCCTCAACACCGCAAAACCTGAAATCTGACACTTCTTTCCGAACTCCGAACCCCTATCATCATGCTAATATGATAAAATCAAGTTTGCTTAATTTATCCTAGTTGATCAATATCTTTACCAATACTTATGACCACTCAGCAATTAGAAAATTCGGTTCAGGATAAAAATTCTCCTGAATATTGGGATGAAGTTCCTAATCCTGCGGAAATGTCTTTTTTTGATCATCTCGAAGAATTAAGACAAAGGATTTTTGTTAGTTTAATTGCTGTACTATTAAGTGCGATCGCCTGTTTTGCTTTTGTTAAAACTATCGTAGCTTGGTTAGAAGTTCCAGCCCAAGGAGTTAAATTTCTACAGTTAGCGCCGGGAGAGTTTTTCTTTGTATCTATTCAAGTAGCAGGTTATACAGGAATTATTCTCGCCGCCCCCATAATTCTCTATCAAATAGTTCAATTTGTTTTACCCGGATTAACTAGAAAAGAAAGAAGATTTTTAGCTCCAGTGGTATTCGGTTCAAGTATTCTCTTTTTTGCTGGTTTAGCCTTTGCTTATTATGTTTTAATTCCCGCCGCTCTGAAATTTTTTATTGGCTACGGTGGTGATGTGGTAGAACAATTATGGTCAATTGATAAGTATTTTAAGTTTATTTTACTGTTAATGTTTTCCACTGGTTTAGCTTTTCAAATACCAGTCATACAACTACTTTTGGGTATGCTAGGCATAGTATCCTCTCAACAAATGCTATCAGGTTGGAGAATTGTGATTTTAGCTTCGTTGATTTTGGGAGCAGTTATCACTCCCTCCACAGACCCTTTAACTCAATCTCTCCTTGGCGGTGCAGTTTTAATGTTATATTTTGGTGGTATTGGGATGGTTAAGTTGATTGGGAAATAATAAATAGGGGTTGAGGACAAGGTGATGTCATCAGGGTAGGGAACAGGGAATAGGCAACAGGCAACGGTGTTTAGTTAACTTTCCCCCCTCATCTCCTTTTCTTTCGAATCCCCGAATACCCCAAACACCCTAAACCATAAAAATCAGAACCCTCATGTCTCCAAATTATTTGTTATTCATTTTCGCTAGGTTTAGAAGGGGTTTCCACGGGAATTACTTGTTGATTTGTTTCTCTAGCAGGTTGAGGTTCTTGATTGGGGTCTTTTATATTATTAGGATTAGGAATGAAGAAAAGTGCGATCGCGGCTAAGGTAAAACCAACAAAGCCAAGGGTAGCGGGGGTAGATTGTTCCACAAAGGAAACCTCCGCCTGACGATGACGACGAGATAAGGGCTTTATTTCATTTTTTAACTGGGGTAAAGTTAAAGGGTCTTGATACAGTTGATCTAAAGCATCTAATAAATCGAAAAGCTGTACTGTGGTTAATTCCCATTCTAATTGTTCTTCTGCCTGATCTTTTTCTTTTTGCCAGACCAATAAATGACGCTTTTTGTCTTCAAGATTGGTTAAATAAATATAGTCGTTTTTATCTTTAGACTCAACGGGATGATTTAAACCACTTAATAAATCGTGAGTGTAACTACTAACTGCATGGAGTAAATGTTCTACAAAAGTTAATCCTCCTTGTAAAGTGGTTGAATTTCCTATAATTTGACATTTTGCCAGAGTTAGCACCGACATTACTGATATTGCTTCTTGATTATCACTCTCCTCACTAAAACCTTGTAAAGATAGAACACAATTAGGAGACATATATTGACGCTCGATCGAACTACTCATAATCTATTAATTTTAATGTTGACAATCTCTTAACCATAAATTCACAGCCTGTCCAATTATACCGTTAGTCGTATCACGGGGAGGAGAAACGGAAAAATCTCCTTCGGGTTGAGGGTAGCCAAATCTTGTCATTGCCTTAACTAATTGCCATCCTTGAGGGGTAAATGTAAAAATTAGCCAATGGAAATTTTGAGCTTCAATAATGCGATTATCACTAGAATATTGTCTTTCCAAAGTGGTAAAAAATAATTGTTTTGTCTCCTGATTTTCTGATATGTAAAAATCCTCACTAGCAAAATTATTTAAAGGTAAAGATTGAGTATCAGGAATACTAGCAGTCACAATATAGGTGGGCAAAAAATTATCTAAATTAGGATAAATTCTTGAGCTTTGAATAACCCTATTACCATAATCTGCAATATCTTTTGTTAAAGATTGTGTTAAATTTTCCCAATTACTATTACATTTTTCCAATATATTATGAGATTTTATTTCTTTATTTTCTAGGGCGAATATCTGGGGAGCATAAAACCATATTTCACCAATGAATATAAAGATGAATGGAAGAAGAAAATTATGTTTGAATTTCATTTATTTTATCAAGTCCTATCTTTCCTCAAAGTATAGTTTTTGGAGATTTGCTCACCTAATTATAAACATTAAATTTACTCATACATAACTCTTAAATAATATTTTTCTCCGAATAACGATTCATCTTTAATTAGTTAGCATTAATTCCTTGTCACGACTAATCTTTTAATTTACAAAGTTACGAAGTTCTGATATAACAAGAATCAATCTAAAGACAACGAAGAAGGGTAACAGCTTTCTATGTATATTGTTCAAATTGCTTCAGAATGCGCACCTGTAATTAAAGCAGGAGGGCTTGGTGATGTCGTTTATGGCTTGAGTCGAGATATTGAAAGGCGTAATCATACATTAGAGATTATTTTACCTATGTATGACTGCATGAAATATGATAAGATTTGGAATTTACACATTGCCTATGAACATTTGAATGTACCTTGGTATGGTGGTACTATCCATACTTCTGTTTATTGTGGCTGGGTTGATGGGTTGCAGTGTTTCTTTATTCAACCTCACTCTAATGACAATTTTTTCAATCGAGGTTGTTATTATGGCAATAATGATGATTATATGCGCTTTACCTTCTTCTCAAAAGCGGCTTTAGAGTTTTTGTTAGCCACTGGTAAACGTCCAGACATCATTCACTGTCACGATTGGCAAACGGGTTTAGTACCTGTAATGCTATTTGAACAATATAGCTGGTTAGGAATGGGCGATATAAGGATTTGCTTCACTATTCATAATTTCAAACATCAAGGGGTTGCAGGAAAGGATATTTTATGGGCAACTCGCCTTAATAATGAACCTCATTTCTTTAGTTACGATCGCCTCCGTGATAATTTTAACCCTTTTGGACTCAATTTGATGAAAGGGGGAATAGTTTATTCTAATCACGTCAATACGGTTTCTCCTCACCATGCTTGGGAAGCTAGATATACTGATGTAAGTTATGGTTTAGGTCATACATTAGATGTTCATCAGAGTAAATTTAATGGCATCCTTAACGGCATTGACTATAAAACATGGAATCCAGAAGAAGACACCCATATCCCCCATCATTTCAATGTTGATGACCTCAGTGGCAAGTTAAAAAATAAAAAAGCACTGCGCGATCGCCTCTTACTCAGAGATGAGAAAAAGCCTATAGTTGCCTTTATCGGGAGATTAGACCAACAAAAAGGAGTAGAATTAGTTCATCATTCCATTTACTACTGCTTACGTAATAATGCTCAGTTTGTTCTTCTTGGTTCACCTACTGGGCGAGAAATCAACGAACATTTTTGGCGAGAAAAACATAATCTTAATGATAGCCCTGACTGTCACCTAGAATTAGGTTTTGATGAAGATTTAGCCCATTTAATCTATGCTGGTGCTGATATGATTGTTGTTCCTAGTAGTTTTGAGCCTTGTGGCTTAACTCAAATGATTGGGCTAAGATATGGTACTGTGCCTGTGGTGCGTGGAGTGGGTGGTTTAGTAGATACTGTTTTTGATAAAGACTATGATCAATTTCATGAAGAAGAAGAAAGAAACGGTTATGTATTTTATCAAAATGATCCTCCTGCCTTAGAATCTGCCCTAGAAAGAGCGATCGGTTTGTGGCATCATTATCCCTTAGATTTCCAAAAACTGCAAAAGCAAGGGATGCAGTATGATTACTCTTGGAAACGCTCTGGCCAAGAATATATCGACCTCTATGACAAAATTCGCCATAAAGAAGAAATTGTGGAGGATGAAGATTAGTTAGAGGTTTGGGGTATTGGGGAGAAACGAGTTAGGAGTTAGGAGTTAGGAGTTCAGGGTTTTTAATTCTTAATTCTTAATTTTCAACTATTTACCTTTATTCCTTGCCCTTTGCCTTGTTTTTATTACTGATCACTTATTTTATTTCATGATGAATCAAGAAAATTTAATTCCTGTAGTCGTAAATGGTGCGGCAGGAAAAATGGGAAAAGAAGTTATCAAAGCCGTGAAGGATGCTCCTGATATGATGTTAGTAGGTGCAATCGATCGCAATCCTGCTGTTATTGGGGAAGATGTGGGAGAGGTAGCTGGTTGTGGTGCATTAGAAGTTCCTATCGTTGATGACTTGGAAAGTGTTTTAGTTTTAGCTACTCAACACAAAATTCAAGGAGTAATGGTGGATTTTACTCACCCCGATTGTATTTATGACAACATTAGAAGTGCGATCGCATATGGCATACGTCCTGTAGTGGGTACTACGGGCTTATCTCCTAAGCAAATTAAAGACTTAGCAGAATTTGCCGAAAAAGCATCCACAGGAGTTTTAGTCATTCCTAATTTTTCCATTGGTATCGTGTTGATGCAACAAGCCGCCATCCAAGCCGCCCAATATTTTGACCATGTAGAAATTATAGAACTGCATCATAACCAAAAAGCAGATGCTCCCAGTGGCACAGCCATAAAAACCGCAGAAATGTTATCTGATTTAGGTAAAACCTATAATCCTCAGTTAGTGGAAGAAACAGAAAACCTAAAAGGGGCTAGAGGTAGTATTTGCGGTGATAATATTCGCATCCATAGTGTGCGCCTACCCGGTTTAATTGCCCATCAAGAAATTATCTTTGGTGCTCAAGGACAAATTTATACTTTACGCCATGATACAAGCGATCGCTCCTGTTATATGCCGGGGGTTTTACTATCCATTCGCAAAATCACTGAGTTAAAAACCCTTGTTTATGGTTTAGAAAAAATCCTCTAAAATTTTTAGCAAATTAGGGTGTTAGGGTGAGTGTTAATTAAATACTTTTGCCCTTTCCCTAATTGCCAATCAAATATAACAAAGCCATTCTCACCGCTACCCCATTTGTCACCTGTTCCCCAATTAAACTATACTTAACATCATCCATTAATTCTGAACTTAATTCCACACCTCTGTTAACAGGTCCTGGGTGTAACACTTTCACCTCTGGATTACACCATTGTAAACGTTCATGGGTAATGCCAAATAATTGATGATATTCCCTTAAACTTGGCAATAAATAGTCCGTCATCCGCTCTTTTTGTAATCTTAAAGTCATAACAAAATCAGCATTTTCTAAAGCCGGTTTTAATTGCCAATGAACAAATAATCGCTCTTTTTGACTATTATTTATTGTCTCTAAAAACAAAGTAGGTAATAAAGTTGGAGGGGCGGCCAAATGAACTTCACATCCTCCTGCTAATAAACTATTAATATTAGAACGAGCTACCCGAGAATGAAGTATATCTCCCACTATTGCCACTTTTTTACCTTTTAATAAAGATAACTGAGGATTTTTTTCATCTAATAACGAACAAATAGTAAATAAATCTAATAACGCCTGAGAAGGATGTTGGTGTAACCCATCTCCCCCATTAAAAATGCTTACTCCAGAATTTAAGCGATCCATTTCCATTGCAACATTCAAGGGGACACCAGAGTTACTGTGACGAATAACCATAATATTAGCACCCATCGCCCAATAAGTTTTTGCAGTATCTAAAATTGTTTCCCCTTTAGTTAGAGAAGAAGTGCCGGGGGCAAAATTGAGAATATCCGCCGAAAGCCTTTTTGCGGCTAACTCGAAACTGCTACGAGTACGAGTAGAAGGCTCAAAAAACATATTTGCTACTACCTGCCCCTGTAATGCGGGTACTTTTTTGGTACGACTTTTGAGAACAGATTTGAAACTAGATGCTGTAGTTAAAACTGCATCATATTCATCTATCGTAAAATCTTCCAGAGAAATAATGTGTTTTCTAGTCCAAGGTGTAGCAGTCATTTTTATAATAATTAACCAAAAAAATTAGAGTTTTTTACGTTCAGAATAAAACTTAATAACTCTTGCCTTAAATATCATAACCTGAAATGATATATTAATTAACAAGGGTGAC is a window from the Cyanobacterium sp. Dongsha4 genome containing:
- a CDS encoding late competence development ComFB family protein; protein product: MVSEPQTYKNVMEAFVQEEIEFQLQNNKALSRSADYINLLEVATFALNRLPCYYASSIEGIERQRRRIKEKRELKQKISFVVSQAFAAVERDPLRRSTPIVEADKKDIFDEARSVVSQAQDTLPETELCWIISFMEAFLTNVTYNSVSAEEVVKLYYLLYYYWQENQ
- the tatC gene encoding twin-arginine translocase subunit TatC, translating into MTTQQLENSVQDKNSPEYWDEVPNPAEMSFFDHLEELRQRIFVSLIAVLLSAIACFAFVKTIVAWLEVPAQGVKFLQLAPGEFFFVSIQVAGYTGIILAAPIILYQIVQFVLPGLTRKERRFLAPVVFGSSILFFAGLAFAYYVLIPAALKFFIGYGGDVVEQLWSIDKYFKFILLLMFSTGLAFQIPVIQLLLGMLGIVSSQQMLSGWRIVILASLILGAVITPSTDPLTQSLLGGAVLMLYFGGIGMVKLIGK
- a CDS encoding DUF4335 domain-containing protein; this translates as MSSSIERQYMSPNCVLSLQGFSEESDNQEAISVMSVLTLAKCQIIGNSTTLQGGLTFVEHLLHAVSSYTHDLLSGLNHPVESKDKNDYIYLTNLEDKKRHLLVWQKEKDQAEEQLEWELTTVQLFDLLDALDQLYQDPLTLPQLKNEIKPLSRRHRQAEVSFVEQSTPATLGFVGFTLAAIALFFIPNPNNIKDPNQEPQPARETNQQVIPVETPSKPSENE
- the glgA gene encoding glycogen synthase GlgA codes for the protein MYIVQIASECAPVIKAGGLGDVVYGLSRDIERRNHTLEIILPMYDCMKYDKIWNLHIAYEHLNVPWYGGTIHTSVYCGWVDGLQCFFIQPHSNDNFFNRGCYYGNNDDYMRFTFFSKAALEFLLATGKRPDIIHCHDWQTGLVPVMLFEQYSWLGMGDIRICFTIHNFKHQGVAGKDILWATRLNNEPHFFSYDRLRDNFNPFGLNLMKGGIVYSNHVNTVSPHHAWEARYTDVSYGLGHTLDVHQSKFNGILNGIDYKTWNPEEDTHIPHHFNVDDLSGKLKNKKALRDRLLLRDEKKPIVAFIGRLDQQKGVELVHHSIYYCLRNNAQFVLLGSPTGREINEHFWREKHNLNDSPDCHLELGFDEDLAHLIYAGADMIVVPSSFEPCGLTQMIGLRYGTVPVVRGVGGLVDTVFDKDYDQFHEEEERNGYVFYQNDPPALESALERAIGLWHHYPLDFQKLQKQGMQYDYSWKRSGQEYIDLYDKIRHKEEIVEDED
- the dapB gene encoding 4-hydroxy-tetrahydrodipicolinate reductase, with the protein product MNQENLIPVVVNGAAGKMGKEVIKAVKDAPDMMLVGAIDRNPAVIGEDVGEVAGCGALEVPIVDDLESVLVLATQHKIQGVMVDFTHPDCIYDNIRSAIAYGIRPVVGTTGLSPKQIKDLAEFAEKASTGVLVIPNFSIGIVLMQQAAIQAAQYFDHVEIIELHHNQKADAPSGTAIKTAEMLSDLGKTYNPQLVEETENLKGARGSICGDNIRIHSVRLPGLIAHQEIIFGAQGQIYTLRHDTSDRSCYMPGVLLSIRKITELKTLVYGLEKIL
- a CDS encoding aspartate carbamoyltransferase catalytic subunit — encoded protein: MTATPWTRKHIISLEDFTIDEYDAVLTTASSFKSVLKSRTKKVPALQGQVVANMFFEPSTRTRSSFELAAKRLSADILNFAPGTSSLTKGETILDTAKTYWAMGANIMVIRHSNSGVPLNVAMEMDRLNSGVSIFNGGDGLHQHPSQALLDLFTICSLLDEKNPQLSLLKGKKVAIVGDILHSRVARSNINSLLAGGCEVHLAAPPTLLPTLFLETINNSQKERLFVHWQLKPALENADFVMTLRLQKERMTDYLLPSLREYHQLFGITHERLQWCNPEVKVLHPGPVNRGVELSSELMDDVKYSLIGEQVTNGVAVRMALLYLIGN